A window from Drosophila kikkawai strain 14028-0561.14 chromosome 2L, DkikHiC1v2, whole genome shotgun sequence encodes these proteins:
- the LOC108086079 gene encoding actin nucleation-promoting factor WASL — protein sequence MPPPHDHCGGPPHRRGPVIKVQIAPPWPRRHHRPPPQVVVVQQPPPPPPPVMVVQQAPPPPYYQQPPPPPPGGSHYHNPQY from the coding sequence ATGCCACCACCGCATGATCATTGTGGCGGACCACCGCATCGCCGTGGACCTGTGATCAAGGTCCAGATTGCACCACCATGGCCCCGACGCCATCATCGTCCGCCACCTCAGGTGGTGGTGGTACAGcagccaccgccgccaccaccgccaGTTATGGTAGTGCAACAGGCGCCGCCACCGCCATACTATCAGCAACCACCACCCCCACCGCCCGGTGGCAGTCACTACCACAATCCGCAATATTGA
- the LOC108086068 gene encoding uncharacterized protein — translation MRYYEDPCGYPPRHHHGRPNIEIDVVPGWGGAYYPPPPPPRPTEIVYVTPAATYVPGGAQVQVMPQPYGGVQVATTSGYYPQQQQQQVYQDYQYQQYQQGYNNPPYPQW, via the coding sequence ATGCGGTACTATGAAGATCCATGTGGCTATCCTCCTCGCCATCACCATGGTCGTCCAAATATCGAAATTGATGTGGTTCCCGGTTGGGGTGGCGCATACtatccgccgccgcctccgcctAGGCCCACCGAGATTGTCTACGTAACGCCAGCGGCCACATATGTTCCAGGTGGTGCCCAGGTTCAGGTGATGCCGCAGCCCTATGGCGGTGTACAGGTGGCCACCACCAGTGGTTACtatccgcagcagcagcagcagcaggtgtaCCAGGACTATCAGTATCAACAGTATCAGCAGGGCTACAATAACCCGCCGTATCCCCAGTGGTGA
- the LOC108086072 gene encoding uncharacterized protein, translated as MPYYEDERRHHHHHHHHGGRPIVEVDIVPPRIPRPVIEIGVGGGYRPPPPRVEVITPAAVYQPPPPPIVEVDVVRPGRPFIEFNIGGRRPPREEVIIVQQPPPPRW; from the coding sequence ATGCCCTACTACGAGGACGAAAGAcgtcaccatcatcatcaccatcatcatggTGGCAGACCCATTGTTGAGGTGGACATTGTCCCCCCAAGGATCCCAAGGCCAGTCATTGAGATCGGAGTGGGTGGTGGCTATCGCCCACCACCACCCAGGGTGGAGGTTATCACCCCTGCTGCTGTGTAccagccaccgccgccgcccatCGTCGAGGTAGATGTGGTCCGTCCCGGAAGGCCATTCATCGAGTTCAACATCGGCGGTCGCCGTCCGCCACGTGAGGAGGTCATCATCGTCCAGCAGCCCCCACCGCCCAGGTGGTAA
- the LOC108086081 gene encoding uncharacterized protein, producing MTDVNISLECAECHHSRGVLYYANPLAWGRPCRRCRKMMSRSVVVVPTQVQATPAQVVMPAQTTQTTTTTTTSVPIRVTTY from the coding sequence ATGACCGATGTGAACATTAGCCTGGAGTGTGCCGAGTGCCACCATAGTCGCGGAGTCCTCTACTACGCCAATCCCTTGGCCTGGGGTCGTCcatgccgccgctgccgcaaGATGATGTCCCGGAGTGTGGTGGTGGTTCCCACCCAGGTTCAGGCTACACCTGCCCAGGTGGTGATGCCTGCTCAAACTACTCAAACCACTACAACCACCACTACTTCGGTGCCCATCAGGGTCACCACCTACTAA
- the LOC108086075 gene encoding trinucleotide repeat-containing gene 6A protein: protein MNNVNINVQCECYHRRGLFYYANPLAWGRPCRRCRRMMARGIVVVPQVATPVQTSTTTVMPAQCATNWQMQQQQMQQPMNQQMQQQPMPMPMQMQQPQVMSALPPKYDQVVAAN, encoded by the coding sequence ATGAATAACGTTAATATTAATGTCCAGTGCGAGTGCTACCACCGAAGGGGACTCTTCTACTACGCCAATCCCTTGGCCTGGGGACGTCCTTGCCGTCGCTGCCGCAGGATGATGGCCAGGGGCATTGTGGTTGTGCCACAGGTGGCCACGCCTGTTCAAACCTCTACGACTACAGTGATGCCTGCCCAGTGTGCCACCAACTggcagatgcagcagcagcagatgcagcAACCTATGAATcagcagatgcagcagcagcccatgcccatgcccatgcaGATGCAGCAGCCTCAGGTGATGTCCGCCTTGCCACCAAAGTACGATCAGGTGGTGGCAGCCAACTAA